In Methanooceanicella nereidis, one DNA window encodes the following:
- a CDS encoding DUF362 domain-containing protein: MTLVSLVKDSDTSKAVKDAVELVGGIDVKGTVLIKPNLSCAKPSGSGLVTNVEVVKAIVKIVADQGAKPVVGDLPILGWDPKKVFDATGIRAIEDAGGELLDWSDDHVEIKLPNAKVLKKTSLARPAIQADAIINVPVLKHHFFTHISGSMKNLFGLVEPNVRPRVHVLGLDEPLVDLYEFLKPKIVLNIMDATYIAQSVRPSGPYYGPTEAESVSNPNVVMVSRDAVALDSIAAGVVRINPNDIEMVRIAFERGLGDSDIKMVGNARGSNLKIKKSLIGKLLPYMADMWTSESLNSVAHPLAKRIYGKEVVSLKEARREMENAGPSDIIVAGECKKCGLCVNACPAKNIALDGDRPVFGDNCIKCFICVEICPGGALAIIRK, from the coding sequence ATGACACTTGTATCTCTGGTAAAGGACAGCGACACGTCCAAGGCTGTAAAGGATGCGGTCGAGCTAGTGGGCGGCATTGATGTAAAGGGCACTGTCCTTATAAAACCCAACCTTAGCTGCGCAAAGCCGTCCGGGAGCGGCCTTGTCACGAACGTCGAGGTCGTAAAAGCGATAGTCAAGATCGTCGCAGACCAGGGAGCGAAGCCGGTAGTAGGCGACCTCCCAATCCTGGGATGGGACCCGAAAAAGGTCTTTGATGCTACCGGGATAAGGGCCATAGAGGATGCCGGCGGAGAGTTACTGGACTGGAGCGACGACCACGTAGAGATCAAGCTACCTAACGCTAAAGTCCTGAAAAAGACCAGCCTTGCGCGTCCTGCCATACAGGCGGATGCCATTATTAACGTCCCCGTGCTAAAACATCACTTTTTTACCCACATATCGGGCAGCATGAAAAACCTTTTCGGGCTTGTCGAGCCAAATGTCAGGCCGAGGGTGCATGTGCTCGGGCTTGACGAGCCTCTAGTGGACCTTTATGAGTTCCTGAAGCCAAAGATCGTGCTCAATATAATGGACGCGACATATATCGCCCAGTCCGTCAGGCCTTCAGGGCCATACTACGGCCCCACCGAGGCCGAATCCGTGTCAAACCCGAACGTCGTGATGGTGAGCAGGGATGCCGTGGCACTTGACTCTATCGCAGCAGGCGTGGTCAGGATAAACCCGAACGACATAGAGATGGTCCGTATCGCTTTTGAGAGAGGGCTCGGCGATAGCGACATCAAGATGGTGGGTAACGCCAGAGGGTCTAACCTTAAGATCAAAAAGTCACTTATAGGCAAGCTTCTGCCATACATGGCCGATATGTGGACCAGCGAGTCCTTGAACAGCGTGGCGCATCCGCTCGCAAAGCGCATATACGGAAAAGAGGTCGTCTCGCTGAAAGAAGCGCGCAGGGAGATGGAAAATGCCGGCCCGTCGGATATCATAGTCGCGGGCGAGTGTAAAAAATGCGGGCTTTGCGTGAACGCCTGTCCCGCGAAAAACATAGCTCTTGACGGTGATCGTCCTGTATTCGGCGATAATTGCATTAAGTGTTTCATATGTGTCGAGATATGCCCGGGTGGTGCGCTCGCTATCATAAGGAAGTGA
- a CDS encoding DUF7123 family protein, which translates to MLKKLQLQEKYNHSQEVIIEYLKNGIKEGKQFFKSKYIARDLGMSPKEVGTNMKILSDECQDLKIEKWSYSKSTTWRVEAQSA; encoded by the coding sequence ATGTTAAAGAAACTACAACTTCAGGAAAAGTATAACCACAGCCAGGAAGTTATAATCGAATACCTGAAAAACGGTATCAAGGAAGGCAAACAGTTCTTCAAGTCCAAGTATATCGCGAGGGACCTGGGAATGAGCCCGAAAGAAGTGGGCACGAACATGAAGATCCTTTCCGATGAGTGCCAGGACCTGAAGATCGAGAAGTGGAGCTATTCAAAGAGCACCACCTGGCGTGTCGAAGCACAGTCAGCATAA
- a CDS encoding protein translocase subunit SecF, with amino-acid sequence MKVDDSKKGKTPIKTPEGKKDPGKNGGLFSKLKFPELPVKQAITIPLVVLLFAILIVGYTQLTESAPVHLGLDFKGGSMVTIHTDKTDQQLQEEFSNYPIKLIAQGSGGEKTLRFSTMDDRKQEELAEYVNKNYEGAMIEYTGSVFSQANQSQAVIAILVAFLGMAITVFIIFRNFVPSVAVVLSAFSDIMIAAALMNIFGIELTFGTFAALLMLIGYSVDTDILLTTKILGERKYIDKKIASCRATGLTMTFSAIAAFLMLYIVSKYSFVVGLSPIPVLSSIAIVMMFGLIADIMNTWFLNTGLLRWYMDTPEAKAKYG; translated from the coding sequence ATGAAGGTCGACGACTCAAAAAAGGGTAAGACCCCTATAAAAACTCCGGAGGGTAAAAAAGACCCTGGGAAAAACGGAGGATTATTTTCGAAGCTTAAATTCCCAGAGCTTCCGGTCAAACAGGCCATAACCATCCCGCTAGTGGTATTATTATTCGCGATATTGATTGTAGGATATACCCAGCTCACTGAATCCGCGCCAGTACATCTGGGCCTGGATTTCAAAGGCGGCTCTATGGTCACGATACATACGGATAAGACAGACCAGCAATTGCAGGAGGAGTTCTCAAATTATCCGATAAAGCTCATCGCTCAGGGCTCGGGAGGTGAGAAGACGCTCAGGTTCAGCACCATGGACGATCGAAAGCAGGAAGAGCTTGCAGAGTACGTAAACAAGAACTATGAAGGTGCGATGATCGAGTATACGGGAAGCGTCTTCAGCCAGGCCAACCAGAGCCAGGCAGTTATAGCGATACTTGTGGCATTTCTCGGAATGGCAATAACGGTATTCATCATATTCAGGAATTTTGTGCCATCCGTGGCCGTGGTCCTGTCAGCGTTCTCTGACATCATGATCGCTGCTGCGCTGATGAACATTTTCGGCATTGAGCTTACGTTCGGCACATTCGCCGCGCTGTTAATGCTTATAGGTTACTCCGTGGACACGGACATACTTCTTACTACGAAAATACTGGGCGAGAGAAAATATATCGATAAGAAGATAGCATCATGCAGGGCTACCGGTCTGACCATGACATTTTCAGCCATCGCGGCTTTCCTGATGCTGTACATAGTCTCAAAGTACTCTTTCGTGGTAGGGCTGTCGCCGATACCCGTGCTGTCCAGCATTGCCATTGTGATGATGTTCGGGCTGATAGCCGACATCATGAACACATGGTTCCTTAACACGGGTCTTTTAAGATGGTACATGGATACTCCGGAGGCGAAGGCAAAATATGGCTAA